Proteins encoded in a region of the Marinobacter arenosus genome:
- a CDS encoding sensor histidine kinase, which translates to MFSALLIALVPLVVLAFMYDTQYVKALEKVTESRTNARLAGAENLLRTFLQERIYELEALADIPEVFDWLTTARPNEEPSAEVMAQLRQALDSPHLYGVVVKPSKFEVPLWYLTQTLLNQVELDELPLTPFTNGEIIGPALPTDSRPGWFILRLSPTGLNPAPDAWVGLVVRLASLTDQVKDLSLTGLQSPLVVTPQSVPITAVGNIPGKTSHSAKDINSNDFIEGWHIRLQWLGDPLLGPLESARFGLILLASGAALAVILLSRHLSKRLEKQVTPLIEGADRVAGGDFDTPLHTDGTAEIGYLAFALERMRLRLRRLVKSMVDVERRAILGQFSAGVAHEIRNPLATIKTTIQALSRKESDPKRQKLMESVDHEIDRVNDVVQLLLDYARPREAKASKVNIIDVVETVKILADAVAHRHGIELVQVEHEPLYAWADSSQVRQIVMNLVMNAIQAMEGIGGRVTIRTKQQGLAVYVSVTDNGPGVSADHLSHLTEPFFTTKTNGTGLGLAICRQLAQANQGNLRFQSVSGEGLKVTLKLPLYLNNENQGTV; encoded by the coding sequence TTGTTCAGCGCACTATTGATCGCTCTGGTGCCGCTTGTCGTCCTCGCGTTCATGTACGACACACAGTATGTGAAAGCACTGGAAAAAGTGACAGAAAGCCGGACGAACGCTCGACTTGCTGGTGCGGAGAACCTCTTAAGAACATTTCTCCAAGAAAGAATCTATGAGCTTGAGGCTCTTGCCGACATACCTGAGGTTTTCGACTGGTTAACCACGGCCAGACCCAATGAGGAGCCAAGTGCGGAAGTAATGGCACAGCTTCGCCAGGCTCTCGATAGTCCTCATCTTTATGGGGTAGTGGTCAAACCCTCCAAGTTCGAGGTGCCACTATGGTACCTAACCCAGACTTTGCTGAACCAAGTGGAGTTAGACGAACTGCCCCTCACTCCATTTACCAACGGAGAAATAATCGGCCCCGCCCTACCAACCGATAGTCGGCCCGGTTGGTTTATTCTTAGACTCAGTCCCACAGGACTTAATCCGGCCCCGGATGCCTGGGTCGGCCTGGTTGTCCGCCTGGCGAGCCTTACCGATCAGGTAAAGGACCTAAGCCTCACTGGCTTGCAAAGTCCTCTTGTCGTAACGCCCCAAAGCGTACCTATTACGGCAGTAGGAAACATACCCGGAAAGACCTCCCATTCGGCCAAGGACATCAACTCAAATGATTTCATCGAGGGCTGGCATATACGCCTTCAATGGCTAGGCGACCCTCTGCTAGGTCCCTTGGAGTCAGCGAGATTCGGGTTGATCCTTCTGGCCTCTGGAGCAGCTTTGGCCGTTATTCTGTTGTCCCGTCACCTCTCTAAAAGATTGGAAAAGCAGGTTACGCCTTTGATTGAGGGAGCTGACAGGGTTGCTGGAGGAGATTTTGATACTCCGCTTCACACTGACGGTACAGCGGAAATAGGCTATCTGGCTTTCGCCCTCGAACGTATGCGTCTTCGTCTTAGGCGGCTAGTGAAGAGTATGGTGGACGTTGAGCGTCGTGCCATACTCGGACAATTCTCTGCGGGCGTTGCACACGAGATTAGAAATCCTCTCGCAACCATAAAGACTACAATTCAGGCCCTATCGAGGAAGGAGTCGGATCCCAAACGCCAAAAATTAATGGAATCAGTTGACCATGAGATCGACCGAGTAAACGACGTTGTCCAACTGCTCTTGGATTACGCTCGCCCGAGAGAAGCCAAGGCAAGCAAGGTTAATATTATCGACGTTGTTGAAACAGTAAAAATTCTCGCCGACGCAGTGGCACATCGCCATGGGATTGAGTTGGTGCAAGTTGAGCACGAACCGCTATACGCATGGGCCGACTCTTCACAGGTCCGCCAGATAGTTATGAATCTGGTGATGAACGCGATTCAGGCAATGGAAGGTATTGGGGGCCGGGTTACCATACGAACCAAGCAGCAGGGCTTGGCAGTTTATGTTTCTGTCACCGATAACGGCCCCGGTGTAAGCGCGGACCACCTGAGTCACCTGACTGAGCCTTTCTTCACAACGAAAACCAACGGCACCGGCCTCGGTCTGGCCATTTGCAGACAGCTCGCGCAAGCTAATCAAGGTAACCTCCGTTTCCAAAGCGTTTCTGGCGAGGGCCTAAAAGTAACTCTGAAACTACCGCTCTATTTGAACAACGAAAACCAGGGAACCGTTTAA
- a CDS encoding DUF938 domain-containing protein — translation MSAEKPFSQACENNKAPILEKLAGIFIQPATVLEIGTGTGQHAVHFARHLPHIHWQPSDHPANSDLCLPWLEESRLPNLHPPLALDVCEPDWSIPAINGVFSANTAHIMAWHEVECMFAGIGRALGSGEAFCLYGPFKYSGVHTSESNAQFDRYLNQRNPVMGIRDMDDLEKLAESHRMTLEEDFQMPANNRLLVWRRQ, via the coding sequence ATGAGCGCGGAAAAACCATTCTCGCAGGCGTGCGAAAACAACAAGGCGCCGATTCTGGAAAAACTGGCCGGGATATTTATCCAGCCGGCGACCGTGCTTGAAATCGGCACGGGGACAGGCCAGCACGCGGTTCACTTTGCCCGCCACCTACCCCACATTCACTGGCAGCCAAGTGATCACCCGGCGAACTCCGATCTCTGCCTGCCATGGCTTGAAGAATCACGCCTTCCCAACCTCCATCCGCCTCTGGCACTCGATGTATGCGAGCCAGACTGGAGCATTCCCGCCATTAATGGCGTTTTCTCGGCCAACACGGCTCACATCATGGCCTGGCACGAAGTTGAATGCATGTTTGCCGGCATCGGTAGGGCACTGGGCTCCGGGGAGGCGTTCTGCCTGTATGGGCCGTTCAAGTACTCGGGTGTCCACACCAGCGAAAGTAACGCTCAGTTTGATCGCTACCTTAACCAACGAAACCCGGTGATGGGCATCCGCGACATGGACGATCTTGAGAAGCTGGCCGAAAGCCACCGGATGACTCTGGAGGAAGACTTCCAGATGCCGGCAAACAACCGGTTGCTCGTCTGGCGACGGCAATGA
- a CDS encoding acylphosphatase has product MTSKRWTLLVSGLVQGVYYRASATTRATELGLTGYARNLSDGRVEIVAEGTQVQLERLKAWCCDGPPAARVDDIDVEEAAATGEYPDFGIRH; this is encoded by the coding sequence ATGACCTCTAAACGATGGACGCTGCTGGTTTCAGGTCTGGTCCAGGGCGTTTATTACCGCGCCTCCGCCACAACCAGAGCCACCGAGCTCGGCTTGACCGGGTATGCACGCAATTTGTCGGATGGCCGTGTCGAGATCGTCGCCGAAGGCACCCAGGTTCAGCTCGAGCGACTGAAAGCCTGGTGCTGCGACGGCCCTCCCGCAGCCCGAGTGGATGACATTGACGTGGAGGAAGCCGCAGCCACCGGGGAGTACCCGGACTTCGGCATCCGACATTAG
- a CDS encoding fructosamine kinase family protein — protein sequence MSGIYTKRNVTTYPDALICEAEGLEQLAEALEQAGVRGLRIPEIRRVDSERLEITAIQATAPDEHTLEKLGEGLAYLHKIEQPDYGWGRDNYIGLSPQPNRWTANWGEFFVQDRLGYQVARISDPNVKAAFQRSLDQHGPALMEWLRDHCDHPSLLHGDLWSGNALFDGVQAWLIDPAIYCGDREADLAMTEMFGGFGAAFYQAYDRVYPRTARYDAKRDIYNLYHYLNHYNLFGGGYLSGCERGFDALGRVAREAG from the coding sequence ATGTCAGGCATCTACACCAAACGGAATGTCACGACCTATCCGGACGCTCTGATCTGTGAGGCCGAAGGCCTGGAACAACTCGCTGAAGCCCTGGAGCAGGCCGGTGTTCGCGGTCTCCGGATTCCTGAGATTAGGCGGGTTGACAGCGAACGCCTGGAAATAACGGCCATTCAGGCCACGGCGCCGGATGAACATACCCTGGAGAAGCTGGGGGAGGGGCTGGCGTACCTGCATAAAATCGAGCAACCCGATTATGGCTGGGGTCGGGATAACTATATCGGGCTTTCTCCGCAACCAAATCGTTGGACGGCCAACTGGGGTGAGTTTTTCGTGCAGGACAGATTGGGTTACCAGGTCGCCAGAATTTCAGACCCGAATGTGAAGGCGGCGTTCCAGAGATCACTTGATCAACATGGACCGGCGCTGATGGAATGGCTCCGTGATCATTGTGATCATCCGAGCCTGTTGCATGGGGATCTCTGGAGCGGAAATGCCCTGTTTGACGGGGTGCAGGCGTGGCTGATTGATCCGGCCATTTACTGTGGCGACCGCGAAGCCGACCTGGCCATGACCGAGATGTTCGGTGGCTTCGGTGCCGCCTTCTATCAGGCCTACGACCGCGTCTACCCGAGGACAGCCCGATACGACGCGAAGCGGGACATCTATAACCTGTACCACTACCTGAATCATTACAACCTGTTTGGCGGTGGCTATCTGTCAGGGTGTGAGCGCGGTTTTGACGCCTTGGGCCGGGTGGCGCGTGAAGCTGGTTAA
- a CDS encoding AEC family transporter, with amino-acid sequence MTLTAIFLQTLETTLPVFAMVFIGLGLRRVGWIDSAFINTASALVFKATLPTLVFLSIIRADLDTALNPGLLVFFLFATLASFGIAWLWSLWRVVPEDRGVYVQGAFRGNCGIVGLALAANLYGDFGLSAGGILLGLVIISYNALSVIVLIAYQPGQSASWQKIFHDIVRNPLIISVVVAIPFAWLDVRLPTWVMTSGDYFASLTLPLALLCIGATVSLSAIRSDSRAASSSSLMKMVVLPTVCTVAAWLVGFRGAELGLMFLFFASPTAAASFVMVKALGGNDRLAANIIALTTLMASITVTAGVFVLRSLGVA; translated from the coding sequence ATGACACTGACTGCGATTTTCCTGCAAACGCTGGAGACGACCCTCCCTGTTTTTGCCATGGTCTTTATCGGGCTGGGACTGCGGCGCGTTGGCTGGATTGACAGTGCCTTCATCAACACGGCCTCTGCCCTCGTTTTCAAAGCCACGCTTCCGACCCTGGTGTTCCTGAGCATTATTCGCGCCGATCTGGACACCGCGCTGAATCCAGGCCTGCTGGTGTTCTTCCTGTTCGCAACACTCGCCAGCTTCGGCATTGCCTGGCTCTGGTCGCTGTGGCGAGTCGTACCCGAAGACCGCGGCGTGTATGTCCAGGGGGCTTTCCGCGGCAATTGCGGAATCGTGGGCCTGGCTCTGGCTGCCAACCTCTATGGGGATTTCGGACTGTCCGCGGGCGGCATCCTGTTGGGGCTCGTGATTATCTCTTACAACGCCCTGTCGGTGATTGTGTTGATTGCCTATCAACCGGGACAATCCGCCAGTTGGCAAAAAATCTTTCACGACATCGTTCGTAATCCGCTCATCATCTCCGTGGTGGTGGCGATCCCCTTTGCCTGGCTCGACGTTCGCCTACCGACCTGGGTCATGACGTCGGGGGATTACTTCGCCTCCCTCACCCTGCCCCTTGCGCTTCTGTGCATCGGCGCAACGGTGTCACTGAGCGCAATCCGCAGCGACAGCAGAGCCGCCTCCAGTTCCAGTCTGATGAAAATGGTTGTCCTACCCACCGTGTGCACCGTGGCAGCCTGGCTCGTTGGGTTCCGGGGGGCAGAACTGGGGTTGATGTTCCTGTTCTTTGCCAGCCCTACGGCAGCCGCAAGCTTCGTGATGGTCAAAGCCCTGGGCGGAAACGATCGCCTGGCCGCCAACATCATTGCACTGACAACGCTTATGGCCAGCATCACGGTCACCGCCGGCGTTTTCGTGCTCCGCAGCCTGGGGGTGGCTTAA
- a CDS encoding xanthine dehydrogenase family protein molybdopterin-binding subunit: MSADHDKLMLANVSRRGFLMGLAGSSALVLAARWDLALANEKAQFGAGAMPGGWVDDPNVFIHIGPDGIVTIVNNRSEMGQGIRTSLVMVAADELGADWDQVRVRQAEGSHARFGNQNTDGSRSMRHWFDPMRRAAAAARLMLEQAAADQWQVPASEVKTAVHTVRHIPSGKELGFGELAAAARELEVPGRKALVLKSHDELRFIGKETGLINGQLKSAHPKAIDGEDIVSGKAIYGADVPVENPLFAVIARPPVYGATLDSIDDSDALKVPGVEKVMTIEGTGQPAAFNPLGGVAVIASNTWAAIEGRKALKINWNNDKAGDNASYTSEAYREALEKAAQSPGKVVRNHGDVDAALESAQKRVSATYYMPHMAQAPMEPPVATVLVQDGKAEVWAPVQNPQATRDTVAGRLGLDAENVTVHVTLLGGGFGRKSKPDFAIEAASIAEAFNGRPIRLQWTREDDIHHAYFHAVSVDHLEAGLDAEGKATAWLHRTLSPSIGSLFAPDPEHKGEFELGMGFNTMPFNVPALRLENPPAPAHVRIGWFRAVYNLPHAWAIQSFAHEMSVAAGKDHRDYLLELLGPDRQIQNLSVGDGWNYGEDPDLYPIDIGRMRGVIERATEEAGWGKDLPEGRGMGLAFHHSFVSYTAVVFDVEVDAEGNLMIHRADIAFDCGPQANPERIRSQLEGACVMGIGIALQSEITFKDGVAQQGNFDRYLIPRMPDAPRVVRVHLVDNPDEPMGGVGEPGLPPVAPALCNAIYAATGKRIRRLPVGDQLKA; the protein is encoded by the coding sequence TGACCCGAACGTATTCATCCACATCGGACCTGACGGCATCGTAACCATTGTCAACAACCGTTCCGAAATGGGCCAGGGAATTCGCACAAGCCTGGTCATGGTGGCGGCGGATGAGCTCGGGGCCGACTGGGATCAAGTCCGGGTCCGCCAGGCCGAGGGAAGCCATGCCAGATTCGGCAACCAGAACACCGACGGTTCCCGCAGTATGCGGCACTGGTTCGACCCGATGCGCCGGGCTGCCGCTGCCGCAAGACTGATGCTGGAACAGGCCGCCGCCGACCAGTGGCAGGTGCCTGCGTCCGAAGTCAAAACCGCGGTTCATACCGTTCGCCATATCCCCTCCGGCAAGGAACTCGGCTTTGGTGAGCTGGCCGCAGCGGCCCGTGAACTGGAAGTACCGGGGCGAAAGGCCCTCGTTCTGAAATCCCATGACGAGTTGCGGTTCATCGGCAAGGAGACGGGACTGATCAACGGGCAACTGAAAAGTGCTCACCCCAAGGCCATTGACGGTGAGGACATTGTTTCGGGCAAGGCGATCTACGGCGCCGACGTACCGGTAGAGAACCCGCTGTTCGCCGTCATTGCCCGCCCGCCGGTGTACGGTGCCACGCTGGACAGCATCGATGATTCCGATGCCCTGAAGGTGCCGGGGGTTGAGAAGGTCATGACCATCGAAGGCACAGGCCAGCCCGCCGCCTTCAATCCTCTCGGAGGGGTTGCCGTCATCGCCTCCAACACCTGGGCCGCCATAGAGGGCCGGAAGGCACTCAAGATCAACTGGAATAACGACAAGGCGGGGGACAACGCCAGCTATACCTCAGAGGCCTATCGTGAGGCCCTCGAAAAAGCCGCTCAATCCCCCGGCAAGGTCGTTCGCAATCATGGCGATGTCGATGCTGCGCTGGAATCCGCGCAGAAAAGGGTGTCTGCCACCTATTACATGCCCCACATGGCACAGGCACCGATGGAGCCGCCGGTCGCTACCGTGCTGGTGCAAGACGGAAAAGCCGAGGTTTGGGCTCCGGTTCAGAACCCGCAAGCCACCCGGGATACCGTCGCCGGCCGGCTCGGCCTGGATGCCGAAAACGTCACCGTTCACGTCACCCTGCTGGGCGGCGGGTTCGGCCGCAAATCCAAGCCGGACTTCGCCATCGAGGCTGCCAGTATCGCCGAGGCGTTCAACGGTCGGCCGATCCGGTTGCAGTGGACCCGCGAGGATGACATTCACCACGCCTACTTCCATGCCGTTTCCGTGGACCATCTCGAAGCGGGACTGGATGCGGAGGGCAAGGCGACCGCATGGCTGCATCGAACCCTCTCACCCAGCATCGGCTCCCTGTTCGCGCCGGACCCTGAACATAAGGGCGAATTCGAGCTGGGCATGGGCTTCAACACCATGCCTTTCAATGTGCCGGCATTGCGCCTGGAAAACCCTCCCGCGCCAGCCCATGTCCGCATCGGCTGGTTCCGGGCGGTTTACAACCTTCCCCATGCCTGGGCGATCCAGAGCTTCGCACATGAAATGTCCGTTGCTGCCGGAAAAGACCACCGAGACTACCTCCTGGAGCTGCTCGGACCCGACCGGCAAATCCAGAATCTTTCGGTTGGCGACGGCTGGAACTACGGTGAAGATCCGGATCTTTACCCGATCGACATCGGGCGAATGCGAGGCGTTATCGAACGCGCGACCGAGGAAGCAGGATGGGGCAAGGACCTTCCCGAAGGTCGGGGCATGGGCCTTGCGTTCCACCACAGTTTTGTTTCCTACACCGCCGTCGTGTTCGATGTCGAGGTGGACGCAGAGGGCAACCTGATGATTCATCGGGCCGACATTGCGTTTGATTGTGGGCCGCAGGCCAACCCGGAGCGGATTCGGTCGCAGTTGGAAGGCGCCTGCGTGATGGGGATCGGCATTGCCCTGCAAAGCGAAATCACCTTCAAGGATGGCGTTGCCCAACAAGGCAATTTTGATCGGTACCTGATACCTCGCATGCCAGACGCCCCGCGGGTGGTTCGTGTGCACCTGGTCGATAACCCCGACGAACCGATGGGCGGCGTGGGCGAACCCGGTCTGCCGCCGGTGGCGCCAGCCCTCTGCAATGCCATTTACGCCGCAACAGGTAAACGGATCCGTCGATTACCCGTGGGTGATCAACTGAAAGCCTGA